One Rhizoctonia solani chromosome 3, complete sequence genomic region harbors:
- a CDS encoding GRAM domain-containing protein produces the protein MSTEVISPVRSSSRASTLDPLLSRSTLTIPQHRPREGSVASNSAGSVRSSSPRPESIAPPIPGFVVASSKRNADFHELFPNIPEDLSYDLDEQTMAALGILTIPFLDITGIEKRMTAVHFCFLLNPGYGLRPHAEFVAPISTSSGQAQGNGNASGDGETAALAEGDGDGAVDSSTGHKATECACGKNGEHYSTVVADYNLPGTPEKIYELMYKGSFLLEFMKNDQKLIDVQISEWTPKEPDSPLVAREMSFIKPLAGGLGPKQTKCEVKDETMNLDFDDYVSVLTTTRTPDVPSGSVFSVKTRMCLTWAGAASTRCVVTSVVDWTGRSFIRAVIDKSAIDGQKQHHQDLEKAMRKYIADHRSEFVPKGVVAQEAETTNGAAGSDDSESKNNTPSSDKERAKPRPYSSCFARPLKTHSVNNIWSLLRPIPEPRMPGDAQALKARMKAEKKGKIDVGLRLGSSGGRWR, from the exons ATGTCTACCGAGGTCATTTCACCTGTCCGCTCCAGCTCTCGAGCATCCACTCTTGACCCGCTACTCTCTAGGTCTACATTGACAATCCCGCAACACCGGCCTCGTGAAGGCTCGGTAGCCTCCAATAGCGCTGGCAGTGTTAGGAGTAGCTCCCCCCGCCCAGAATCCATT GCCCCACCTATCCCTGGCTTTGTAGTGGCAAGCTCAAAGCGAAACGCAGACTTTCATGAATTGTTCCCAAATATTCCCGAGG ACTTATCGTACGATCTGGACGAACAGACTATGGCTGCGCTTGGCATC CTTACCATACCATTCCTCGATATTACTGGAATCGAGAAAAGAATGACGGC AGTACACTTTTGCTTCCTTCTTAACCCGGGATACGGTTTACGACCTCATGCAGAGTTTGTGGCGCCCATCTCAACCAGCTCCGGGCAAGCTCAAGGAAATGGTAATGCTTCCGGGGATGGCGAGACAGCAGCTCTTGCCGAAGGCGATGGAGATGGAGCCGTCGATTCATCGACTGGACACAAAGCTACGGAATGCGCCTGTGGCAAGAACGGTGAACACTATTCCACGGTAGTTGCTGACTATAACCTCCCTGGAACTCCGGAAAAGATCTACGAACTTATGTACAAGGGGTCATTCTTACTTGAATTTATGAAGAACGACCAGAAGCTTATAG ATGTTCAGATTTCTGAATGGACTCCAAAGGAACCAGACTCGCCTCTTGTAGCACGGGAGATGTCATTTATTAAGCCGCTGGCTGGAGGGCTGGGTCCAAAGCAAACCAAGTGCGAAGTCAAGGACGAAACCATGAACCTCGATTTCGATGATTATGTGTCGGTGTTGACCACTACCCGTACGCCAGATGTACCGAGTGGAAGTGTATTTTCTGTCAAGACTCGAATGTGTCTTACTTGGGCCGGGGCAGCGTCAACTAGGTGTGTGGTGACGTCAGTCGTTGACTGGACCGGGAGAAGTTTCATTCGGG CGGTGATCGATAAAAGTGCGATCGATGGCCAGAAGCAACACCACCAGGATCTCGAAAAGGCTATGCGCAAATACATTGCGGATCACCGTTCCGAATTTGTACCCAAAGGGGTTGTTGCCCAAGAAGCAGAAACCACCAATGGCGCTGCTGGTTCAGACGATAGCGAATCAAAGAACAATACACCATCCTCGGACAAAGAGCGAGCCAAGCCGAGGCCATACTCCAGCTGCTTCGCCAGACCGCTCAAGACGCATTCAGTCAA CAACATCTGGTCGTTACTCCGCCCGATCCCAGAGCCTAGGATGCCTGGCGACGCCCAAGCTCTAAAGGCCAGAATGAAAGCAGAGAAGAAAGGTAAAATTGATGTGGGGTTGAGATTAGGGAGCTCCGGCGGTCGATGGAGATGA